A genomic window from Massilia sp. METH4 includes:
- the ftsX gene encoding permease-like cell division protein FtsX: protein MSAWLRQHGYALGSALVHLRRAPGSFFFNILVVAIALALPFAGVTVLDNIRPMSEQLAVDPELSVFLKQDLPREHTQGMAGSLRAVAKDAKIVFVPRETALEDLQEKNGVAGVIDTLGENPLPDSYIVRLNAFQSAAESAHVDEIAERLRAIPGVESVQVDSEWVKRLGALLGVLRVGLLLLAATLGTVVVAVVFNTIRLQVLTQREEILVSRLIGATDTYIQRPFYYTGALLGLCAGAVALGAVALSLRPLNEAIAEFARLYASEFQLAPLAPTAMALLLALSAGLGLMGAALSVRRQLKRLN, encoded by the coding sequence ATGAGCGCGTGGCTGCGTCAGCATGGTTATGCGCTGGGCTCGGCGCTGGTGCACTTGCGCCGTGCGCCCGGATCCTTCTTCTTCAATATATTGGTAGTGGCGATCGCGCTGGCCCTGCCGTTCGCGGGCGTGACGGTGCTGGACAATATCCGGCCGATGTCGGAACAGTTGGCCGTCGACCCCGAGCTTTCCGTATTCCTGAAGCAAGACCTGCCGCGCGAACACACGCAAGGCATGGCCGGCTCGCTGCGCGCCGTGGCGAAGGACGCGAAAATCGTGTTCGTGCCGCGCGAAACGGCGCTCGAGGACTTGCAGGAAAAGAATGGCGTGGCAGGCGTGATCGACACGCTGGGCGAGAACCCGCTGCCGGACAGCTATATCGTGCGGCTGAACGCCTTCCAGAGCGCGGCCGAAAGCGCCCACGTGGACGAGATCGCCGAGCGCCTCCGCGCGATTCCCGGCGTGGAATCCGTGCAGGTCGACTCGGAATGGGTGAAGCGGCTGGGTGCGCTGCTCGGCGTGCTGCGCGTGGGCCTACTGCTGCTGGCGGCCACGCTGGGCACCGTCGTGGTGGCGGTCGTGTTCAATACGATCCGCTTGCAGGTGCTCACGCAGCGCGAGGAAATCCTCGTCTCGCGGCTGATCGGCGCCACCGATACGTACATCCAGCGGCCGTTCTACTACACGGGAGCCCTGCTGGGGCTGTGCGCCGGCGCCGTCGCACTGGGCGCCGTGGCCCTGTCGCTGCGGCCGCTGAACGAAGCGATCGCCGAGTTCGCGCGGCTGTATGCCTCGGAGTTCCAACTGGCCCCGCTCGCCCCGACGGCGATGGCGCTGTTGCTGGCGCTGTCCGCCGGGCTCGGCCTGATGGGTGCCGCGCTGTCGGTACGCCGGCAGCTCAAGCGCCTGAACTGA
- a CDS encoding ATP-binding cassette domain-containing protein, which produces MIEFANVTKQYTSDTTALRGVTLTIAKGELVYLAGPSGAGKSTLLKLIAAMERPTSGKVTVNGTDIGRLKSAGVPFLRRNLGLIFQQQRLLTDRTVLANVMMPMLVTGLPRGQAEERARAALDKVGLLERASASPLALSGGEQQRVSIARAIVNRPQIILADEPTANLDRASANKVFDALRAFNKAGVTCLISTHDELVLDSASRVIHLKQGELMTEAA; this is translated from the coding sequence ATGATCGAATTCGCCAACGTCACCAAACAATACACGTCCGACACCACCGCCCTGCGCGGGGTCACGCTGACCATCGCGAAGGGCGAGCTCGTCTATCTGGCGGGCCCGTCCGGTGCCGGCAAGTCCACGCTGCTCAAGCTGATTGCGGCGATGGAGAGACCCACGTCCGGCAAGGTGACCGTGAACGGCACCGATATCGGCCGGCTGAAGAGCGCGGGCGTACCGTTCCTGCGCCGTAACCTCGGGCTGATCTTCCAGCAGCAGCGGCTGCTGACCGACCGCACCGTGCTGGCCAATGTGATGATGCCGATGCTCGTTACCGGCCTGCCGCGCGGCCAGGCGGAAGAACGCGCCCGCGCGGCGCTGGACAAGGTGGGCCTGCTCGAGCGCGCGTCCGCCAGCCCGCTCGCGCTGTCCGGCGGCGAGCAGCAGCGCGTGTCGATCGCCCGCGCGATCGTCAACCGCCCGCAGATCATCCTGGCGGACGAACCGACGGCGAACCTGGACCGCGCCAGCGCCAACAAGGTGTTCGACGCGCTGCGCGCCTTCAACAAGGCGGGCGTGACGTGCCTGATTTCCACCCACGACGAACTGGTGCTGGACAGCGCCAGCCGCGTGATCCACCTGAAGCAGGGTGAACTGATGACGGAGGCCGCATGA
- the ftsY gene encoding signal recognition particle-docking protein FtsY — protein MFSFFKKKTVTPDVPPAAPAEQAVVASATPAVAPENQAAEPLAFEVETAPRPEPKQSWMSRLKAGLSKTSANLSLLFVGARIDDDLYDELEAALLMSDAGIEATSYLLDALKRKVKDDKLTDAADVKTALKELMIDLLRPLEKPFVLGRHQPTVMMISGVNGAGKTTTIGKLAKHMQAHGQSVLLAAGDTFRAAAREQLMIWGQRNNVTVISQESGDPAAVSYDAVQSGKAKGTNVVMIDTAGRLPTQLHLMNELQKIKRVIGKGMDGAPHETLLVIDGNTGQNALTQVKAFDDALQLSGLIITKLDGTAKGGVLAAIARVRPVPVYFIGIGEKIEDLQPFDAEEFVEALLA, from the coding sequence ATGTTCAGCTTCTTCAAGAAAAAAACCGTCACGCCCGACGTGCCGCCTGCCGCGCCTGCCGAGCAGGCCGTCGTGGCATCAGCCACCCCCGCCGTGGCCCCCGAGAACCAGGCCGCCGAGCCGCTCGCTTTCGAAGTCGAGACGGCGCCGCGCCCGGAACCAAAACAATCCTGGATGAGCCGGCTGAAAGCCGGGCTGTCGAAAACATCGGCGAACCTGTCGCTGCTGTTCGTCGGCGCGCGCATCGACGACGACCTGTACGACGAGCTGGAAGCGGCGCTCCTGATGTCCGACGCCGGCATCGAAGCCACCAGCTACCTGCTCGATGCCTTGAAGCGCAAGGTCAAGGACGACAAGCTGACCGACGCGGCGGACGTGAAGACGGCGCTCAAGGAATTGATGATCGACCTCCTGCGCCCGCTCGAGAAACCCTTCGTGCTGGGCCGCCACCAACCTACCGTGATGATGATTTCCGGCGTCAATGGCGCCGGCAAGACCACCACGATCGGCAAGCTTGCCAAGCACATGCAGGCGCACGGCCAATCCGTGCTGCTGGCCGCCGGCGACACGTTCCGCGCCGCCGCCCGCGAACAGCTGATGATCTGGGGCCAGCGCAACAACGTGACGGTGATCTCCCAGGAATCGGGCGATCCGGCCGCCGTGTCGTACGACGCGGTGCAGTCCGGCAAGGCGAAAGGCACCAATGTGGTGATGATCGACACGGCCGGCCGCCTGCCCACCCAGCTGCACCTGATGAACGAGCTGCAGAAGATCAAGCGCGTGATCGGCAAGGGCATGGATGGCGCGCCGCATGAAACGCTGCTCGTCATCGACGGCAACACGGGGCAGAACGCGCTGACGCAGGTGAAGGCCTTCGACGATGCCTTGCAACTTTCCGGCCTGATCATCACCAAGCTCGACGGTACTGCCAAGGGTGGCGTGCTGGCCGCGATCGCGCGTGTGCGCCCGGTACCGGTGTACTTCATCGGCATCGGCGAAAAGATCGAAGACCTGCAACCGTTCGACGCCGAGGAATTCGTCGAAGCCCTGCTCGCTTGA